The Parvibaculaceae bacterium PLY_AMNH_Bact1 genome window below encodes:
- the rsgA gene encoding ribosome small subunit-dependent GTPase A (Derived by automated computational analysis using gene prediction method: Protein Homology. GO_function: GO:0005525 - GTP binding [Evidence IEA]; GO_function: GO:0043022 - ribosome binding [Evidence IEA]; GO_process: GO:0006412 - translation [Evidence IEA]), translating into MTIEISSLADYGWSNFFTSQLDEDDLDNYIPVRVKSVHRNQIHVIGVDLDRTTMPFISKDGEGAQATVGDWLLLEPETFRPKRLLERKSIFKRKAVGSHRGEQLIAANVDTLFIVASCNFDFNLARLERYMSLAHEAQVTPVIVLTKADLVDDPQEFTDAVSALDPHLIVESIDARDASAAKRLEPWCGLGQTVAFVGSSGVGKSTLINTLIGTDDIETRDIRVDDSKGRHTTTGRTLHRLPEGGWLIDTPGMREIQLTEVEEGIKEVFSDILELAASCKFNDCGHNQEPGCAVRVAIEDGSLDAERLKRWQKLAAEESRNTETLAQRHNRDRSFGKMVKRAKQEKDRRRHD; encoded by the coding sequence TTGACAATCGAGATATCGAGCCTCGCCGACTACGGCTGGAGCAATTTTTTTACAAGTCAGTTAGACGAAGATGACCTGGACAACTACATCCCTGTGCGGGTGAAGTCTGTCCATCGAAATCAGATCCATGTGATCGGTGTGGATCTGGATCGCACAACCATGCCCTTCATTTCCAAGGATGGAGAGGGGGCACAGGCAACTGTCGGCGATTGGCTTCTTCTTGAGCCGGAAACTTTTCGGCCAAAACGACTGCTAGAGCGCAAAAGTATTTTCAAGCGCAAGGCTGTCGGGTCGCATAGAGGCGAACAGCTGATCGCGGCCAATGTCGACACGCTCTTCATTGTGGCGTCATGCAATTTCGACTTCAATTTGGCAAGGTTGGAGCGGTACATGTCATTGGCACATGAGGCGCAGGTGACGCCGGTCATCGTTCTGACCAAGGCGGACCTGGTGGACGACCCGCAGGAATTTACAGACGCTGTGTCTGCGCTCGACCCGCACCTGATTGTTGAGAGCATTGATGCCCGCGACGCATCCGCTGCCAAAAGGTTGGAACCCTGGTGTGGTCTTGGTCAGACAGTGGCGTTCGTCGGCTCGTCCGGCGTGGGTAAGTCGACCCTTATCAACACACTGATCGGCACCGACGACATTGAGACCCGTGACATTCGAGTGGATGATTCCAAGGGTCGCCACACCACGACGGGCCGCACGCTTCATCGTCTGCCCGAGGGCGGGTGGCTTATTGATACGCCGGGCATGCGTGAGATTCAGCTGACGGAAGTCGAAGAAGGCATCAAGGAAGTTTTCTCCGATATTCTGGAGCTGGCCGCGTCCTGCAAATTCAATGATTGCGGGCACAATCAGGAGCCCGGCTGCGCCGTGCGCGTAGCCATTGAAGACGGCAGCCTCGATGCGGAGCGGCTAAAGCGCTGGCAAAAGCTTGCCGCAGAAGAAAGCCGCAATACAGAGACGCTCGCCCAGCGGCACAATCGCGACCGCAGCTTCGGAAAAATGGTCAAACGCGCCAAGCAGGAAAAGGATCGCAGACGCCACGATTGA
- a CDS encoding DUF3971 domain-containing protein (Derived by automated computational analysis using gene prediction method: Protein Homology.), producing MIRPAVKYGLEALGVLVTAATVLLALLVWRLASGPVPLSFLNETILEQANAELQQGTLTLQDTMLLWVPEDRQLVISLMGAELRDAADEPVVSVPEIRIDLRARSLLRGNLALQSVELVGVSAAVVRKPGTGVQLALADDPDQADAEALISLEDVMTQLATPPNADGLLGELQSFGMRNASLRFIDKVNDVEWSADDATLVLSRSDEGVMAFLDAELVAGEARLDLEMLGGAPAGADRVVFQAKGSGFVPAALARNSPMFTDLALLDAPVSGDGTVTIGKNGVWLGAELDLTVGAGKAILPDGRPPLAIDGATAELTLDPAENILLLKRLDFEAGNNRGTLSGNAVYDQPEGFHISGATVALNAKDLLLDIDGFTEGVADIDAISFTGRLDFDNLAADISALSIRVGDGVLAVSGRIADHPESPEISAQGEASNILTERLRDIWPVPLAKGAREWFSENVSGGTITTARINIDLGGGMIAAADRQEKLPDEALDLEFTMSGATVKYLGELPPLRRVGGRGHLKGDRFDAWVDRAYIDIANDRLQINSGHFAATALHIKGGPGEIEMNVAGATATVLALLDHEPLGFISRFGMDPAIVGGYGDVQASLTLPLAKDVTMDDVGFSGRAIAREVGLPDVIEGVSIDGGELVIQVERQGLDAKGPITLNGVPVDLAWQETFESGSEPSSVFRLQSTTNDAQRDALGLRVGTIVNGPVTSDVMVRGSGPNLVDGTVTMMLTDAVLKQETILWSKPAGSPAQGRFNLAFEDEGKVRLNAIAIAGAEIDLSGSVLVDGDGDVLEIVLPHARLGTETEASFRAMRLGNGVLEMHAEGPRFDARGVLTNLFSGSTAPVSATRTAAQNPDVVSDASGEIEVAPLPEVSPEEETNISLTARFPAALAHGDVRAQNVDVDLLVLKGETQRLVVSGEFEDGAKLRATISPTSDGRRVVAAQSDAAGRVLRGIDFYQSMRGGQLDLIGTFDDMVPGAPLDGKIVVDNFRIVNAPLLANLLTVGSLTGIGDTLQGEGIRFVKLDMPFQMTTERFHVLDARMSGPAIGLTIKGQVGRAEGIFDLNGTIVPAYTLNSALGAVPILGDILVGRDGEGIFAATYAMRGTTGQPVITVNPLAALAPGFLRRIFEFGEVMEPEAPTTAENGASPVPSPAPQP from the coding sequence TTGATCCGGCCAGCGGTCAAATATGGACTGGAAGCGCTCGGCGTCCTTGTGACGGCGGCGACCGTCCTGCTTGCGTTGCTTGTCTGGCGTTTGGCGTCGGGACCCGTACCGCTCAGCTTCCTGAATGAGACGATCCTTGAACAGGCCAACGCAGAGCTGCAGCAGGGTACGCTGACATTGCAGGACACGATGCTGCTCTGGGTCCCTGAAGACCGACAGCTGGTGATCAGTCTTATGGGGGCTGAACTGCGGGATGCCGCGGACGAGCCGGTTGTTTCTGTCCCTGAAATTCGGATTGATCTCAGAGCAAGGTCATTGCTCCGGGGAAACCTCGCGTTGCAAAGCGTTGAGCTGGTTGGCGTCAGCGCAGCGGTCGTTCGCAAACCCGGCACGGGTGTTCAGCTGGCACTTGCAGACGATCCTGATCAAGCTGACGCCGAGGCGCTGATCAGTCTTGAAGATGTGATGACCCAGCTGGCGACACCGCCAAATGCAGACGGTTTGTTGGGCGAGCTGCAATCCTTCGGCATGAGAAACGCCTCCTTGCGTTTCATCGACAAGGTGAACGATGTCGAATGGTCAGCAGACGACGCCACTTTGGTTCTGAGCCGCAGCGATGAGGGGGTGATGGCTTTCCTTGATGCGGAGCTGGTTGCAGGTGAGGCGCGTCTTGATCTTGAAATGCTCGGAGGTGCTCCCGCCGGTGCCGACCGGGTGGTCTTCCAGGCGAAAGGCAGTGGCTTTGTGCCCGCTGCACTTGCGCGCAATAGTCCGATGTTTACCGATCTCGCACTTCTGGACGCTCCTGTGTCTGGCGATGGCACGGTGACCATCGGTAAAAACGGTGTATGGCTCGGGGCAGAATTGGATCTAACCGTTGGCGCAGGGAAAGCCATTTTGCCGGACGGGCGGCCACCACTCGCGATTGACGGGGCGACTGCAGAACTCACGCTTGACCCTGCAGAGAACATCCTTTTGCTCAAACGGCTGGATTTCGAGGCAGGAAACAATAGAGGCACCTTGAGTGGCAATGCTGTTTATGATCAGCCGGAAGGGTTTCATATTTCCGGCGCAACAGTTGCGCTGAATGCGAAAGACCTCCTCCTCGACATTGACGGGTTCACAGAGGGCGTCGCTGACATTGACGCAATTTCTTTCACCGGCCGATTGGACTTTGACAATCTTGCAGCCGATATCAGCGCGCTTTCCATCCGCGTGGGAGACGGTGTGCTCGCGGTATCGGGACGGATAGCCGATCATCCGGAATCGCCTGAGATCTCCGCGCAAGGCGAAGCCTCCAATATATTGACCGAGCGCTTAAGGGATATCTGGCCGGTGCCGCTGGCAAAGGGGGCTCGTGAATGGTTCTCTGAAAATGTGAGCGGCGGAACAATTACAACTGCCCGGATCAATATCGATCTTGGCGGCGGCATGATCGCGGCAGCGGATCGTCAGGAGAAGCTGCCTGATGAGGCGCTCGATCTCGAATTCACAATGTCGGGCGCCACGGTGAAATATCTAGGTGAACTGCCGCCCCTCCGGCGCGTTGGTGGACGTGGGCACCTAAAGGGTGATCGGTTCGATGCGTGGGTGGATCGCGCCTACATCGACATTGCAAATGACCGACTGCAAATCAATTCGGGGCATTTTGCCGCCACTGCGCTTCACATTAAGGGTGGGCCCGGCGAAATTGAGATGAATGTTGCCGGGGCGACCGCGACTGTCCTGGCGCTGTTGGACCATGAGCCGCTGGGGTTCATTTCTCGTTTTGGTATGGACCCGGCAATCGTCGGTGGTTATGGCGACGTGCAAGCCTCTCTGACACTACCGCTGGCCAAAGACGTCACGATGGACGATGTGGGTTTCTCTGGTCGAGCAATCGCCCGGGAAGTCGGTCTGCCGGATGTTATTGAGGGCGTCTCCATTGATGGCGGCGAGCTGGTGATCCAGGTCGAACGACAGGGGTTGGACGCGAAAGGACCCATCACGTTAAATGGTGTACCGGTCGATCTGGCATGGCAGGAAACCTTTGAGAGCGGTAGCGAACCTTCGAGCGTTTTCCGCCTGCAGAGCACAACGAATGATGCGCAGCGCGATGCTCTGGGGCTTCGTGTCGGTACAATCGTCAATGGTCCGGTCACATCAGATGTGATGGTGCGCGGATCCGGCCCAAATCTTGTCGATGGAACGGTCACGATGATGTTGACCGACGCGGTCCTCAAGCAGGAAACCATTTTGTGGTCAAAGCCGGCAGGGTCACCGGCACAAGGGCGCTTCAACTTGGCGTTTGAAGACGAAGGAAAGGTAAGGCTCAACGCAATTGCGATCGCGGGTGCTGAGATTGATCTCTCTGGTTCGGTCTTGGTTGATGGCGACGGTGACGTGCTGGAGATTGTGTTGCCCCACGCGCGCCTCGGTACGGAGACGGAAGCAAGTTTCCGTGCAATGCGTCTTGGGAACGGCGTCTTGGAAATGCATGCAGAAGGTCCCCGGTTTGACGCCCGAGGTGTACTCACCAATCTTTTCTCCGGCAGCACCGCACCCGTTTCGGCAACCAGAACCGCAGCGCAGAACCCTGATGTGGTGTCTGACGCATCTGGTGAGATTGAGGTAGCACCCCTTCCCGAGGTGTCGCCGGAAGAGGAGACGAATATCTCCCTGACCGCCCGCTTCCCGGCCGCATTGGCGCATGGGGACGTGCGCGCACAAAACGTCGATGTTGATCTGTTGGTCTTGAAAGGCGAAACCCAGCGCCTGGTCGTCTCTGGCGAGTTCGAAGACGGCGCTAAGCTTCGCGCCACGATATCGCCCACATCAGATGGCCGTCGGGTGGTTGCAGCACAGTCAGACGCCGCAGGCCGCGTGCTCAGAGGGATCGATTTCTATCAAAGCATGCGCGGTGGCCAGCTCGATCTGATTGGAACTTTTGATGATATGGTTCCAGGGGCCCCGCTTGACGGAAAGATTGTGGTCGACAATTTCCGGATTGTGAATGCGCCGCTGCTCGCCAATCTGCTGACGGTCGGCTCTCTCACTGGCATTGGCGATACGCTTCAGGGTGAAGGTATTCGGTTTGTAAAACTTGATATGCCGTTCCAGATGACGACGGAGAGGTTTCATGTCCTTGACGCGCGGATGAGCGGTCCCGCGATCGGCCTCACCATTAAGGGACAGGTAGGCCGTGCAGAAGGCATATTCGATCTGAATGGAACGATTGTGCCAGCCTATACGTTGAACTCCGCGCTTGGCGCAGTGCCTATCCTGGGCGACATTCTGGTCGGCAGGGATGGCGAAGGTATTTTTGCTGCGACTTATGCCATGCGGGGCACAACCGGTCAGCCGGTGATTACCGTGAATCCACTGGCAGCGCTTGCTCCGGGGTTCTTGCGGCGGATCTTTGAATTTGGGGAAGTCATGGAGCCCGAAGCGCCAACAACCGCAGAAAATGGTGCCTCGCCAGTTCCATCACCAGCTCCCCAGCCCTGA
- a CDS encoding VOC family protein (Derived by automated computational analysis using gene prediction method: Protein Homology.), which yields MADENPSIMSHVSIGSNKLDEALTFYDTVMPTIGAKRIMEHEGAVAYGKMFPEFWVQAPYDGGTAGTANGVHFSFFASSQPQVDAFYKAAMSAGAKDDGAPGIRSEYGAGYYGCFVYDLDGHKIEAMHWDESAG from the coding sequence ATGGCCGACGAAAACCCCAGCATCATGTCCCATGTGTCGATTGGTTCGAACAAGCTGGACGAAGCGCTCACCTTCTACGACACCGTGATGCCGACCATTGGCGCCAAACGGATCATGGAGCACGAGGGGGCTGTAGCTTATGGCAAAATGTTCCCTGAGTTCTGGGTGCAGGCCCCATATGATGGCGGCACGGCAGGAACTGCCAATGGTGTTCATTTCAGCTTTTTCGCCAGCTCCCAGCCTCAAGTAGACGCGTTCTATAAAGCGGCGATGAGTGCAGGTGCTAAAGATGATGGCGCGCCGGGCATTCGCAGCGAGTATGGCGCCGGGTATTATGGCTGCTTTGTCTATGACCTGGACGGTCACAAGATCGAAGCCATGCATTGGGATGAGAGCGCGGGCTGA
- a CDS encoding ferritin-like domain-containing protein (Derived by automated computational analysis using gene prediction method: Protein Homology.): protein MTDSQKSMTIDPAYDAVAPDDFPAMMEVDRYGSRSTAFDKIISATHDHFWDPLDTKYIDFSCPWDLERDMLISEDMNLELRTAVSDKLNQDQKVFLVNESVRWTMSSILHGEQGALNLSASLCHIMRDPGAQEYAANQTREEARHVTGFSQYIKARWGSPTPCGQVLEKLLVELVGTPVVWKKLVGMQMVLEGLAMGTFASFYSNAKDPVLTRLMQLVMTDEAFHHKFGKIWADRTVPNLPEAERDQIEDWALEVFMMLFRNSSGPEQKKDMYAKIGLDWQWVQSALMEAMGNKEARRQMRKSTSIFRTLIKTLLKAGIITERTAPQYAAYVDMQELYAEGDRMVGDDIAEEGIKYLKEINGGDGKEAIFALSGTAAE, encoded by the coding sequence ATGACCGACAGTCAGAAAAGCATGACCATCGACCCGGCTTACGATGCCGTCGCGCCGGATGATTTTCCAGCCATGATGGAAGTCGATCGGTATGGCAGCCGGTCGACCGCGTTCGACAAAATTATCTCCGCCACACACGATCATTTCTGGGATCCTCTCGACACAAAATATATCGACTTCTCATGTCCTTGGGACCTAGAGCGCGACATGCTCATCTCTGAGGACATGAACCTGGAGCTGCGGACCGCTGTGTCGGACAAGCTCAACCAGGATCAGAAGGTCTTCCTGGTGAATGAGAGCGTGCGCTGGACCATGTCATCCATTCTTCATGGAGAGCAGGGCGCGCTCAATCTTTCCGCCTCGCTTTGCCACATTATGCGTGACCCTGGTGCGCAGGAATACGCAGCGAACCAGACACGCGAAGAAGCCCGTCATGTCACCGGCTTTTCGCAATACATCAAGGCGCGGTGGGGCAGTCCGACGCCCTGCGGGCAAGTGTTGGAGAAACTTCTTGTGGAACTGGTGGGGACACCTGTTGTTTGGAAGAAGCTTGTAGGCATGCAGATGGTCCTTGAGGGGCTCGCCATGGGTACCTTCGCGAGCTTCTATTCCAACGCAAAGGACCCAGTGCTTACCCGCCTGATGCAGTTGGTGATGACCGATGAGGCATTCCATCACAAGTTCGGAAAGATCTGGGCGGACCGCACCGTGCCCAACCTGCCCGAAGCGGAGCGGGACCAGATTGAAGATTGGGCCCTTGAAGTGTTCATGATGCTCTTCCGCAACTCCAGTGGTCCTGAACAGAAGAAGGACATGTACGCCAAAATCGGCCTCGATTGGCAATGGGTGCAATCAGCCCTCATGGAGGCGATGGGCAATAAGGAGGCACGCCGGCAGATGCGTAAATCCACCAGCATTTTCCGCACGCTCATCAAGACACTTCTGAAAGCGGGCATCATCACAGAACGCACGGCGCCGCAATATGCAGCCTATGTCGATATGCAGGAGCTCTATGCAGAAGGAGACCGCATGGTGGGTGATGACATTGCCGAAGAAGGCATCAAATACCTCAAAGAAATAAATGGGGGAGATGGCAAGGAAGCCATCTTCGCTTTGTCGGGCACTGCGGCTGAATAG